TTTAAAGGATGTGGGAGCAATACTTCACATTTACTTTTAGGGTCtcaaagtgatttatttttaagaagagcTAGGACTCTGGCCAGTTCTATACAGCCATGAACTACCCAGGGGTCTCTTTCCAGAGATCCTTTAAAAACCttccttcttttgctgttttgaacTATACTTACTGCAAAcatcatttttaaatgttttttgtcaGGAATTTCTCTTATGTAACACAAAAGCTGAGGCACACACAAAAGGGAGTTCACCAGCTAGACAAATCTTTGGGGAAGCCAGACTATTCCTGACACTCGGGTATTCCAacttattttatccttttaatcAACAGAACTATTCTGCTCCCCTCACATCTGCCCATCAGAAagtttaaagaaagcaaaccttGCTCTTTTAACTCATTAGACCAGCAAGACCTTCCCAAAGGAGATGCTCACACTGCTTGTATCAGACCTTGATCCTGTAAAGACAATACAGCTCCTCAAAATCTGCAGCACTAGGCAAGGCTCTTGACATCAGCTACAAACAATTTCTGCAGTGGGTGCGCTGCGCTATGAATCCCAGATGTCAGATAAATCAGGAactgaagaaaaggcagagcacAGTCATGGTCATGCAATGGGTGGGATACATTTGAACAGGAGAGCTGCAGTGGCTCAGCCTTTCCATTAAAGCCAGAAGGATGAGCCACCCTGGCCAAAACACACGATGCTCTCCAGAAAACCCTCTTACCGGCTGAGGTGAGACAACCAACATCCCTGCATGGAGCACGAGGAGCTGAGCCGGGAAAAGACAACCCAAGAGCTGAATGCTGATAGATGAGTGGACCAGAGCAGGAAGGTACTTATTAAAAAAGtagctagaaagaaaaatcacatggTTGTTTTTCTCAAGGAGCAGGTCTTTACCGTGTCTCTGCTGCATCCAATGTGGTAGTGATGCTGCCTACTGCTGACTGCAGTGATGGTGCTCAGGAAGATGAAGCTGGAAAGGCAAAGGACCACTAGGCACTGCAGCAGACACAGGGTGTACCTGTGATCATTatcttcatagaatcccagactggtttgggttgaagggaccttaaagctcatccagctccaaccccctgccccgggcagggacaccttccactagagcaggttgctccaagcccctgtgtccaacctggccttgaacactgccagggatggggcagccacagcttctctgggcaccctgtgccagcgcctcagcaccctcacagggaagagcttctgcctcagagctcatctcaacctcccctctggcaggttaaagccattccccttggcctgtccctacaggcccttgcccaaagcccctctccaggtttcctggagcccctttaggcactggagctgctctaaggtctccccttcaggagccttctcttctccaggctgccccagcccagctctctcagcctggctccagagcagagctgctccagccctcgcagcagctccgtggcctcctctggccccgctccagcagctccacatccctcttgtgctgttgcctcAGAGCTGggtcaggactgcagggggggtctccccagagcgcagcagaggggcaggatcccctccctcgacctgctgctcacgctctgggggtgcagcccaggataagAAGCAGCCACGGAGATCCTAGCAGGGGACACCCCTCCAAAGTGATGTCCTCagaggagcagccccagctgaGCCCAGAACGCAGAAACCAGACAGTCACTCACCAAACCCTTCAGCACAGCCCCAGATGTGAGCAGCTGGATGGGGTGAGCGGCGCACATTTCCATCTTCCACTGGGGCTCCCAGGACAAGCCACTTGGCTGCTCCCAAGGTGAGAACCAGCTTTTGGCTCCTAAGAACACTGCAGCAAAGCCTGTCTAACTAAATGAATGACGTTGTTTACAGCTGGAAGTCGGTCTCCATTACACAACACGGCCATCGCAGCCAAGCTTCCAGGAAGAAGCCGCTCTTTGGAGGGGCGTTGTTGCTTgaaaaaagtgaagaagaaaacagaacttgcTGAAGCTGACACAGTGATTTAGCAGCACAGGAAACccaatctgctgctgctgagaaagcCATGCACATTTGTCCAGGTCACACTTACTGTTGGGCATATCAAATGTTTTAGCCACTGTCTGGACAGAGTTGATAaaggcaggggagggaaaggaaaccCGAACCTGTAAAACATGGAACACTAAAAAACTCAGACAGACCAAAGAATTAAGAGCAGGGAAGTGCACCTGGAGAGAAGCTGAGGGAAGGTGCTTCAACCACACCAACCCACTGAGAACTCCAGCAGAGAGAAGTGAGGGGGGAACCAAAAACTAAACAAGTGAGAAAACCCAGGAGCAAGAACTGCAGCTCTGGTTGCGCTGCTGAGACACCAGCTGCAAGGCTTCGGTCTGCTCCTCTTGGCATCATAAGCAAAACAATCAGGCCCTGATCCTCAGCTGCCGGGTGCATCAATCACCTCCTGATGGCACTTTTCTCCTTTGCACTGTGGATGTGGGATCAAACCCAGGAAGGACCCCAAGGAATTGGGGTTTTAGGGACCCAAGCCCAGCTCCAGCTTCTCAGTGACAGGtctgctggggacaggcagcacCCTGGAAGGGCAGTGTGCCCTTGGGGTGCTCTGCATTTCGCCCACGGGATCATCTCCTACCACTCATAGGTGGCTCAGGGCTTATCCCAAGGAGATGCTCCACCAGGACTCAGCAAtccctggctggcagcaggcatGAGGCTGGCGCAGCTCCTGAGTGTCTCCTGCAGGCATCCGAAGTGAGAAACCCCATCGCATCTGGGCATAGAGCTGCTCTCGGCTGCCTTTGCTGAAGCCCTGActagagaaaagaacaaaaatcccCTCCCAGAGCAGAGATCCAAGAGGATGCAAAGAACAGCGACCAGCCCAGGAGCAGGAGCCTCTCTCACGCAGGTCCCGAGGGAAATCTGTtacctgctgctgtgtgcagagggcaggaggtgggaaaAACCACCGCGAGAGCGCGATGCTTGGCTGAGAGGTCTCCCTGCCTCTCAGTAATGCTCTTCACAGCAGGGTGGCACTTAATCGGCTTTTATCCGTCTAAAGACTTGATCccactgccctgcagcaggaagaaCGAGGTGGTTTAGTGTCAGTGTGCACCAAAGCACAGTCCAACCGACCCTGCAGTGCTCGCGGTTCACCTGCCCAAAAGGTACATGCTCTTTTTCTTGCCTCCTTCTTTACTGTCCATCAGGTATTAGATGCAGTGGCTGATGTGTGGCTGGTCATGTTCTTTCCTGTTATATTTCTACTTACTCGTGCAGCTGAGGCTGGGCTGAGTCTGAATCTCTCTGCTTCATGCCCAAGCATGTGCAAATGTGCACCCGAAGAGATTATCCACTGTAACAGAACGGGACTGAGAGCCCTCCCGGGAGAAATAGCCACATCCACCATCTCCCTAAACCTCTCCAATAACTACCTGCGGGTTCTCAGCACCAACACCTTCAGAAACCTGACCTTCCTCCACAGCCTCTGGCTGGATGGGAACAACCTGACCTTCCTGTCCCCGGGGACCTTCCATGCTCTCAGCCAGCTGCGAGAGCTGCACCTCAGCAGGAACTCGCGCCTCACCTACCTGCACGCAAACACTTTCAGGGGACTGTTAAACCTCATCAGTCTGGATTTGTCCCACTGCAACATCTTCGAAATCCACCCGCTGCTCTTCTCACATCTGCCTTCTCTGGAGAGGCTCGATCTAGCCTCCAACAACATGCGGTACGTCCCACAAGCCTTTAGGAACCTCTCCAGCCTCACCAAGCTGTCCCTGGAGGGCAACCACATAGAAGCCATTGGCAGAGATTCCCTGAAGGACGTGGAAAGCCTGTACGAGCTGAATCTCAGGAAGAACCGGATATGGATCATTCAAAATGGCGCTTTTACAAAGCTCCTCAGATTGGGAATGTTAAATTTAGGACACAACTTCATCGCTGATTTGCCTAATCAGCTTTTCGATGGATTGACCCAGCTCAAGACCATACACCTTGAAGCCAACAGGATCACTGCTGTTGCCTGCACCTTCAGGCATTTGCTCAACTTGAGGAACTTGTACCTGAACAACAACCAGATCTCATCGATCTCGGACTCTGCTTTCCTGTACTTAAACAAGCTGCACTTCCTTCACCTGAGCAAGAACAACctcagctccctcc
Above is a genomic segment from Strigops habroptila isolate Jane chromosome 9, bStrHab1.2.pri, whole genome shotgun sequence containing:
- the LOC115612432 gene encoding nyctalopin-like, which codes for MFFPVIFLLTRAAEAGLSLNLSASCPSMCKCAPEEIIHCNRTGLRALPGEIATSTISLNLSNNYLRVLSTNTFRNLTFLHSLWLDGNNLTFLSPGTFHALSQLRELHLSRNSRLTYLHANTFRGLLNLISLDLSHCNIFEIHPLLFSHLPSLERLDLASNNMRYVPQAFRNLSSLTKLSLEGNHIEAIGRDSLKDVESLYELNLRKNRIWIIQNGAFTKLLRLGMLNLGHNFIADLPNQLFDGLTQLKTIHLEANRITAVACTFRHLLNLRNLYLNNNQISSISDSAFLYLNKLHFLHLSKNNLSSLPSHLLAELPKLKYVFLSHNPWKCDCRMLWFWRWTATRGGAIQGLHCAFPGPHNTTEPHGPRPGDLTHCMVPPELPSEDKCKLDGTSAATRLHTVHSGVILLVLTCQAWCCARGWGTSA